One genomic region from Oryzias melastigma strain HK-1 linkage group LG19, ASM292280v2, whole genome shotgun sequence encodes:
- the sult1st6 gene encoding sulfotransferase 1C2 — MSEEEGNLSYKEAIEKASSSITRFPLIHIRGVPLMCHIASNWDSIWAFRPDPSDLLIATYPKAGTTWTQEIIDLLLHNGDAEACKRAPTPIRSPFLEICSPPPIPSGLDLLKKMDPPRVIKTHLPFQLVPPGFWENKCKAIYVARNAKDNLVSYYYFDLMNKTQPEPGPFDGYIGKFMRGELSWGSWYDHVKSYWVEKEKRNILYLFYEDMKENPRREVLRIMKYLDLSVSDEVINQIVELTSFKSMKENPMANYSCIPSPVFDQSISPFMRKGEVGDWKNHFTPEQAKMFDEDYEQQMKDVNIPFKSLI, encoded by the exons ATGTCAGAAGAAGAAGGAAATCTCTCCTACAAAGAGGCCATTGAGAAGGCCAGCTCCTCCATCACTCGCTTCCCTCTCATCCATATCAGAGGCGTTCCGCTCATGTGCCACATTGCCAGCAACTGGGACTCCATCTGGGCTTTCCGTCCCGACCCGTCAGACCTCCTGATCGCCACCTATCCTAAAGCAG GCACCACGTGGACTCAGGAGATAATCGACCTGCTCCTCCACAACGGAGATGCTGAAGCCTGCAAACGAGCTCCGACTCCCATCCGCAGCCCCTTTCTGGAGATCTGCTCCCCTCCTCCAATTCCCTCAG GACTTGATCTTCTCAAGAAAATGGATCCCCCAAGAGTCATCAAGACTCACCTGCCCTTCCAGTTGGTGCCTCCTGGGTTTTGGGAGAACAAATGCAAG gcaataTATGTTGCACGCAATGCCAAAGACAACCTGGTGAGCTATTACTACTTTGATCTGATGAACAAGACTCAACCTGAGCCAGGACCTTTTGACGGATACATCGGCAAGTTCATGAGAGGAGAGT TGTCATGGGGCTCCTGGTATGATCATGTGAAGAGTTACTGGGTGGAGAAAGAGAAGAGGAACATCCTGTACCTTTTCTATGAGGACATGAAGGAG AATCCTCGCCGTGAAGTTCTGCGCATCATGAAGTATCTGGACTTGTCCGTTTCTGATGAGGTCATCAACCAAATCGTGGAGCTGACGTCCTTCAAGAGCATGAAGGAGAACCCCATGGCCAACTACTCCTGCATCCCATCTCCTGTGTTTGATCAGTCCATCTCTCCGTTCATGAGAAAAG GTGAAGTAGGCGATTGGAAAAATCATTTCACGCCCGAGCAGGCAAAGATGTTCGACGAGGATTATGAGCAGCAAATGAAGGATGTCAACATACCTTTCAAGAGTCTCATCTGA
- the LOC112153969 gene encoding tectonic-3 isoform X1, translating to MNLRFFPIFVVLCARLLHAATELGLTSAVSNTPANVEPLNTGTPAPAGTTESVTAGLTEGVSRYPTPDSTVTSTISVSESASVFTEAPTATTVQTTTPPSQGCLCDLTTDFCDIGCCCDTTDCGVANLSSVFRGCPQAVIPGVCIEKWLMFKANVDSRLVTVTDSLFCVQNDTDVPPKSLPAVTERPVLGDSFHFSAPGQTFIKHERDFYRVDDVIQTYFLNSSVRSVLRQPSAGTAVALCINRNPAKFLRSASSSCSRLVTPDSCSTDPNLSSRSYFSDLNLIKIPVAESVVPMPEILIPVVPQADWPAPTKQNNSCTNVVRKVTFVIGYTGSGEIEYASVSVDVVDVGLDQLFLQTHSVHFQLATPSPTSGRTKPAVGLKVGSTVNGRFNGVVQSVTSLGLSTDGECSSDLSGRMPVLFTHNTISGCKFISPANNCSQLRSQMYQILQGSAAPDVIAMNSGSQPDWTRVVVQECPASSEESCELGCILPNSLSIQVLWARQGLLDLPQNYILGAKYMFQCQTVKCPVSSLTLTTKVTFTETTVYPEAPRGLPQPHWKFPFDFFGRGSAELDGHFVSGGSSSWKEVKSLILLTVMLLTGLGFYSR from the exons ATGAACCTCCGTTTTTTCCCTATATTTGTGGTTTTATGTGCTCGTTTACTTCACGCAGCCACGGAGCTTGGGCTGACTTCAGCTGTGAGTAACACTCCGGCAAATGTGGAGCCTCTCAACACAGGAACTCCAGCTCCGGCTGGAACCACGGAGTCCGTTACTGCGGGGCTGACGGAGGGAGTGTCCCGGTATCCCACTCCAGACTCCACGGTGACGTCCACGATCTCCGTGTCTGAGTCTGCATCAGTGTTCACCGAGGCTCCAACTGCAACCACCGTCCAGACCACAACTCCGCCTTCACAGG gcTGTCTTTGTGATCTGACGACGGATTTCTGTGACATTGGTTGCTGCTGTGACACCACAGATTGTGGCGTTGCCAACTTGAGCTCCGTCTTCCGTGGATGCCCACAAGCAGTCAT CCCAGGAGTCTGTATTGAGAAATGGCTCATGTTCAAAGCCAATGTGGATTCTCGTCTCGTCACCGTGACCGACTCCTTGTTCTGTGTCCAAAATGACA CAGATGTTCCTCCCAAGTCTCTCCCAGCAGTAACTGAACGTCCAGTTTTAGGAGACTCCTTCCACTTCTCAGCTCCAGGACAAACGTTCATCAAGCATGAAAGAGATTTTTACCGG GTTGATGATGTAATCCAGACGTATTTCCTGAACTCTTCTGTACGAAGCGTCCTCCGTCAGCCTTCTGCGGGGACGGCGGTGGCTCTCTGCATCAACCGCAACCCTGCAA AGTTTTTGAGGTCTGCCTCCTCTTCTTGCTCCCGTTTGGTGACTCCGGACTCGTGCTCCACAGATCCGAATCTCAGCTCCCGCTCGTACTTCTCAGACCTAAATCTGATCAAG ATTCCTGTAGCGGAGAGTGTGGTCCCGATGCCAGAGATTCTG ATCCCTGTAGTTCCACAGGCTGACTGGCCTGCACCGACCAAACAGAACAATTCCTGTACAAATGTGGTGAGAAAG GTGACGTTTGTCATCGGCTACACAGGAAGCGGTGAAATCGAGTATGCATCAGTGAGCGTGGACGTGGTGGATGTGGGTCTGGATCAGCTCTTCCTGCAGACCCACTCTGTTCATTTCCAG CTGGCCACACCGAGCCCGACCTCCGGGAGGACGAAACCAGCTGTGGGACTTAAAGTTGGATCTACTGTCAACGGTCGCTTTAATGGAGTCGTCCAGTCT GTTACGTCTCTTGGGCTTTCAACAGACGGGGAGTGTTCCTCCGACCTCAGCGGAAGAATGCCCGTCCTGTTCACTCACAACACCATCAGTGGATGCAAATTCAT TTCCCCCGCAAATAATTGCTCCCAGCTGCGATCACAAATGTACCAGATCCTTCAAGGATCCGCTGCCCCTGATGTGATTGCTATGAACTCCGGCTCCCAGCCGGACTGGACGAGGGTGGTTGTGCAGGAGTGTCCCGCCAGCTCAGAG GAATCCTGTGAATTGGGATGTATCCTCCCCAACTCTCTGTCTATCCAAGTGCTGTGGGCTCGCCAGGGTCTCCTGGACCTCCCCCAGAACTACATCCTGGGAGCTAAATACATGTTCCAGTGTCAAACTGTTAAG TGTCCCGTGTCATCTCTCACCCTGACGACCAAAGTCACGTTCACTGAAACCACAGTCTACCCAGAAGCCCCGAGAGGGTTGCCTCAGCCTCACTGGAAGTTTCCGTTTGACTTTTTCGGCAGAGGCTCAGCTGAGCTGGATGGACACTTTGTTAGTGGAGGAAGCAGCAGCTGGAAAGAAGTCAAGAGTTTAATTCTATTGACAGTCATGCTGCTAACAGGACTCGGATTTTACAGCAGGTAG
- the LOC112153969 gene encoding tectonic-3 isoform X2, which translates to MNLRFFPIFVVLCARLLHAATELGLTSAVSNTPANVEPLNTGTPAPAGTTESVTAGLTEGVSRYPTPDSTVTSTISVSESASVFTEAPTATTVQTTTPPSQGCLCDLTTDFCDIGCCCDTTDCGVANLSSVFRGCPQAVIPGVCIEKWLMFKANVDSRLVTVTDSLFCVQNDNVPPKSLPAVTERPVLGDSFHFSAPGQTFIKHERDFYRVDDVIQTYFLNSSVRSVLRQPSAGTAVALCINRNPAKFLRSASSSCSRLVTPDSCSTDPNLSSRSYFSDLNLIKIPVAESVVPMPEILIPVVPQADWPAPTKQNNSCTNVVRKVTFVIGYTGSGEIEYASVSVDVVDVGLDQLFLQTHSVHFQLATPSPTSGRTKPAVGLKVGSTVNGRFNGVVQSVTSLGLSTDGECSSDLSGRMPVLFTHNTISGCKFISPANNCSQLRSQMYQILQGSAAPDVIAMNSGSQPDWTRVVVQECPASSEESCELGCILPNSLSIQVLWARQGLLDLPQNYILGAKYMFQCQTVKCPVSSLTLTTKVTFTETTVYPEAPRGLPQPHWKFPFDFFGRGSAELDGHFVSGGSSSWKEVKSLILLTVMLLTGLGFYSR; encoded by the exons ATGAACCTCCGTTTTTTCCCTATATTTGTGGTTTTATGTGCTCGTTTACTTCACGCAGCCACGGAGCTTGGGCTGACTTCAGCTGTGAGTAACACTCCGGCAAATGTGGAGCCTCTCAACACAGGAACTCCAGCTCCGGCTGGAACCACGGAGTCCGTTACTGCGGGGCTGACGGAGGGAGTGTCCCGGTATCCCACTCCAGACTCCACGGTGACGTCCACGATCTCCGTGTCTGAGTCTGCATCAGTGTTCACCGAGGCTCCAACTGCAACCACCGTCCAGACCACAACTCCGCCTTCACAGG gcTGTCTTTGTGATCTGACGACGGATTTCTGTGACATTGGTTGCTGCTGTGACACCACAGATTGTGGCGTTGCCAACTTGAGCTCCGTCTTCCGTGGATGCCCACAAGCAGTCAT CCCAGGAGTCTGTATTGAGAAATGGCTCATGTTCAAAGCCAATGTGGATTCTCGTCTCGTCACCGTGACCGACTCCTTGTTCTGTGTCCAAAATGACA ATGTTCCTCCCAAGTCTCTCCCAGCAGTAACTGAACGTCCAGTTTTAGGAGACTCCTTCCACTTCTCAGCTCCAGGACAAACGTTCATCAAGCATGAAAGAGATTTTTACCGG GTTGATGATGTAATCCAGACGTATTTCCTGAACTCTTCTGTACGAAGCGTCCTCCGTCAGCCTTCTGCGGGGACGGCGGTGGCTCTCTGCATCAACCGCAACCCTGCAA AGTTTTTGAGGTCTGCCTCCTCTTCTTGCTCCCGTTTGGTGACTCCGGACTCGTGCTCCACAGATCCGAATCTCAGCTCCCGCTCGTACTTCTCAGACCTAAATCTGATCAAG ATTCCTGTAGCGGAGAGTGTGGTCCCGATGCCAGAGATTCTG ATCCCTGTAGTTCCACAGGCTGACTGGCCTGCACCGACCAAACAGAACAATTCCTGTACAAATGTGGTGAGAAAG GTGACGTTTGTCATCGGCTACACAGGAAGCGGTGAAATCGAGTATGCATCAGTGAGCGTGGACGTGGTGGATGTGGGTCTGGATCAGCTCTTCCTGCAGACCCACTCTGTTCATTTCCAG CTGGCCACACCGAGCCCGACCTCCGGGAGGACGAAACCAGCTGTGGGACTTAAAGTTGGATCTACTGTCAACGGTCGCTTTAATGGAGTCGTCCAGTCT GTTACGTCTCTTGGGCTTTCAACAGACGGGGAGTGTTCCTCCGACCTCAGCGGAAGAATGCCCGTCCTGTTCACTCACAACACCATCAGTGGATGCAAATTCAT TTCCCCCGCAAATAATTGCTCCCAGCTGCGATCACAAATGTACCAGATCCTTCAAGGATCCGCTGCCCCTGATGTGATTGCTATGAACTCCGGCTCCCAGCCGGACTGGACGAGGGTGGTTGTGCAGGAGTGTCCCGCCAGCTCAGAG GAATCCTGTGAATTGGGATGTATCCTCCCCAACTCTCTGTCTATCCAAGTGCTGTGGGCTCGCCAGGGTCTCCTGGACCTCCCCCAGAACTACATCCTGGGAGCTAAATACATGTTCCAGTGTCAAACTGTTAAG TGTCCCGTGTCATCTCTCACCCTGACGACCAAAGTCACGTTCACTGAAACCACAGTCTACCCAGAAGCCCCGAGAGGGTTGCCTCAGCCTCACTGGAAGTTTCCGTTTGACTTTTTCGGCAGAGGCTCAGCTGAGCTGGATGGACACTTTGTTAGTGGAGGAAGCAGCAGCTGGAAAGAAGTCAAGAGTTTAATTCTATTGACAGTCATGCTGCTAACAGGACTCGGATTTTACAGCAGGTAG